One Malania oleifera isolate guangnan ecotype guangnan chromosome 9, ASM2987363v1, whole genome shotgun sequence DNA segment encodes these proteins:
- the LOC131164592 gene encoding uncharacterized protein LOC131164592 isoform X2 yields MAKGCRGRRRIASRQHRPTPYPLSSCAQDVLDGIIPMKRSRALEKEDWEDALCSVCMEYPHNAVLLLCSSHDKGCRPYMCGTSCRYSNCLDQYKKAYTKVTADHHGHPLYSLSDHTVSSWPIETGEVTELACPLCRGQVKGWTVVEPAREYLNAKRRSCMQDDCSFVGTYKELRKHVKAEHPSARPHKIDPIVEQKWRNLEHERERDDVISMITSSMPGAMVFGDYVIDGIHYGFDTDEEEGFDADAADRNGGLEIGFDSNWVNVFLLLHAFGPVGNVGLNRWQGAVRIRHTSPVGGIDSSSQDNDNGSDEYIFGDNDGVASPLAHDAHNHRRRLRLDQVPRRNRLRDPNRGQ; encoded by the coding sequence ATGGCAAAAGGTTGCAGGGGACGACGCAGGATTGCTTCCAGACAGCACAGGCCAACCCCCTATCCCTTGTCATCTTGTGCTCAAGATGTTTTGGATGGTATTATTCCAATGAAACGCTCCAGAGCATTGGAGAAAGAAGATTGGGAAGATGCATTATGTTCGGTTTGCATGGAGTACCCTCATAATGCTGTTCTACTCCTTTGTTCATCTCATGACAAAGGTTGCCGCCCCTATATGTGTGGCACTAGTTGCCGTTATTCCAACTGCCTCGATCAGTACAAAAAGGCCTACACTAAAGTGACCGCAGACCATCATGGTCACCCCTTGTACAGCTTATCTGATCACACAGTTTCCAGTTGGCCAATTGAGACGGGTGAAGTAACAGAACTTGCGTGCCCCCTTTGCAGGGGTCAGGTGAAGGGATGGACGGTGGTGGAGCCTGCACGGGAGTATCTAAATGCCAAGAGGAGAAGCTGTATGCAGGATGACTGCTCCTTTGTTGGAACATACAAGGAGCTAAGGAAGCACGTAAAGGCAGAGCACCCATCTGCTCGGCCTCACAAAATTGATCCCATAGTTGAGCAGAAATGGAGAAATCTTGAGCATGAGCGAGAGCGGGATGATGTAATCAGCATGATAACATCATCAATGCCTGGTGCTATGGTTTTTGGAGATTATGTTATAGATGGTATTCATTATGGTTTTGATACCGACGAAGAAGAGGGCTTTGATGCAGATGCTGCAGACAGGAATGGGGGTTTGGAGATTGGATTTGACAGCAACTGGGTCAATGTTTTCCTCCTATTGCATGCATTTGGGCCAGTAGGGAATGTTGGCCTTAATAGGTGGCAGGGTGCTGTTAGAATTCGTCACACCTCTCCTGTTGGTGGCATTGATTCTTCTAGTCAAGACAATGACAATGGCAGTGATGAATATATATTTGGGGACAATGATGGTGTGGCATCACCATTGGCTCATGATGCTCATAATCATCGGCGGCGACTGCGATTGGATCAAGTGCCAAGGAGAAACAGGCTTAGAGACCCCAATAGGGGCCAATGA
- the LOC131164592 gene encoding uncharacterized protein LOC131164592 isoform X1 — MKCEGKTVLTLDPYRFTLEMAKGCRGRRRIASRQHRPTPYPLSSCAQDVLDGIIPMKRSRALEKEDWEDALCSVCMEYPHNAVLLLCSSHDKGCRPYMCGTSCRYSNCLDQYKKAYTKVTADHHGHPLYSLSDHTVSSWPIETGEVTELACPLCRGQVKGWTVVEPAREYLNAKRRSCMQDDCSFVGTYKELRKHVKAEHPSARPHKIDPIVEQKWRNLEHERERDDVISMITSSMPGAMVFGDYVIDGIHYGFDTDEEEGFDADAADRNGGLEIGFDSNWVNVFLLLHAFGPVGNVGLNRWQGAVRIRHTSPVGGIDSSSQDNDNGSDEYIFGDNDGVASPLAHDAHNHRRRLRLDQVPRRNRLRDPNRGQ; from the coding sequence GTTTACTTTGGAAATGGCAAAAGGTTGCAGGGGACGACGCAGGATTGCTTCCAGACAGCACAGGCCAACCCCCTATCCCTTGTCATCTTGTGCTCAAGATGTTTTGGATGGTATTATTCCAATGAAACGCTCCAGAGCATTGGAGAAAGAAGATTGGGAAGATGCATTATGTTCGGTTTGCATGGAGTACCCTCATAATGCTGTTCTACTCCTTTGTTCATCTCATGACAAAGGTTGCCGCCCCTATATGTGTGGCACTAGTTGCCGTTATTCCAACTGCCTCGATCAGTACAAAAAGGCCTACACTAAAGTGACCGCAGACCATCATGGTCACCCCTTGTACAGCTTATCTGATCACACAGTTTCCAGTTGGCCAATTGAGACGGGTGAAGTAACAGAACTTGCGTGCCCCCTTTGCAGGGGTCAGGTGAAGGGATGGACGGTGGTGGAGCCTGCACGGGAGTATCTAAATGCCAAGAGGAGAAGCTGTATGCAGGATGACTGCTCCTTTGTTGGAACATACAAGGAGCTAAGGAAGCACGTAAAGGCAGAGCACCCATCTGCTCGGCCTCACAAAATTGATCCCATAGTTGAGCAGAAATGGAGAAATCTTGAGCATGAGCGAGAGCGGGATGATGTAATCAGCATGATAACATCATCAATGCCTGGTGCTATGGTTTTTGGAGATTATGTTATAGATGGTATTCATTATGGTTTTGATACCGACGAAGAAGAGGGCTTTGATGCAGATGCTGCAGACAGGAATGGGGGTTTGGAGATTGGATTTGACAGCAACTGGGTCAATGTTTTCCTCCTATTGCATGCATTTGGGCCAGTAGGGAATGTTGGCCTTAATAGGTGGCAGGGTGCTGTTAGAATTCGTCACACCTCTCCTGTTGGTGGCATTGATTCTTCTAGTCAAGACAATGACAATGGCAGTGATGAATATATATTTGGGGACAATGATGGTGTGGCATCACCATTGGCTCATGATGCTCATAATCATCGGCGGCGACTGCGATTGGATCAAGTGCCAAGGAGAAACAGGCTTAGAGACCCCAATAGGGGCCAATGA